Proteins encoded together in one Amblyomma americanum isolate KBUSLIRL-KWMA chromosome 1, ASM5285725v1, whole genome shotgun sequence window:
- the LOC144107110 gene encoding uncharacterized protein LOC144107110, producing the protein MESKIDSLLAMSSKLESLESSVSLLSDKFDEFQTRLLAQEKSTKDVTKRVERLEKAEWACEIAQLNKDVDSLEWRSRRLNIEIHGLPETENEDLLKKVNEIGTKLELDEVCSSDITALHRLPAKPGKTRGVIVRFAKQEVRDAWLAKRQALRDDNTGKYMCENMTRYTRTLLTVAKEWAKESGYAFVWHVNGKVLVRKQAGARAVVIRDKDDLANLR; encoded by the coding sequence ATGGAAAGTAAAATTGACTCCCTTCTGGCCATGTCCAGCAAGCTTGAGTCGCTTGAGTCATCCGTCAGCCTGCTCTCAGATAAATTTGATGAGTTTCAAACACGTCTTCTAGCCCAAGAAAAGTCGACAAAGGATGTCACGAAGCGTGTAGAGCGGCTTGAGAAAGCTGAATGGGCCTGTGAAATTGCACAGCTCAATAAGGACGTTGACAGTCTAGAATGGCGCAGTCGTCGACTGAACATCGAAATCCATGGTCTACCAGAGACGGAAAACGAGGACTTACTAAAGAAAGTGAATGAAATAGGCACAAAACTGGAACTTGATGAGGTGTGCTCGAGTGACATAACAGCCCTGCACAGGCTTCCCGCGAAGCCGGGCAAAACACGGGGCGTAATTGTTCGCTTCGCAAAGCAGGAGGTTCGTGATGCCTGGCTAGCAAAAAGGCAGGcgctacgtgatgacaacaccggAAAGTACATGTGTGAAAATATGACTAGGTACACTCGCACTCTTCTGACAGTTGCCAAAGAATGGGCTAAGGAATCCGGCTACGCGTTCGTTTGGCACGTGAATGGAAAGGTGCTTGTACGGAAACAAGCCGGTGCACGAGCAGTTGTCATCCGCGATAAGGATGACCTCGCCAATCTGAGGTGA